Within Cucumis melo cultivar AY chromosome 4, USDA_Cmelo_AY_1.0, whole genome shotgun sequence, the genomic segment TGAGAAATGAATCAAATTTCAGAGAAGTTGGGGTAAGTATGTCATTGATTTGTTTAAGCCAATTCATCAGTTGTCGTCTTCTATGCTTCCTTGCTGAGATACAAATGGGCCTACACTTACTTCTCTACCTTGACAAGTGACTTCTTTTGTATCTCTTATTTCACTCACAATAAACAGGCAGGTGTGCTGTCTCTTGTAATTTTAAGGAGAACAAAATTTAATTATCGATATGAAGATGCACTAATGTCAGAGCcttaattttttgcattctctAATGTTTTAAACAGTCTACTAGGATGATGCTAGATAAGGAGTCGTGTAAAATTATGTTGATGAAAAAACAAGTTTATTTTAACTTTATAATGCGAGTTTTAATAATTGACAACGAGTTGCACCTTCCTAAAATTTGCAGGTAAGAACCATTCTGGATATAGGGTGTGGTTATGGAAGTTTTGGAGCACATCTTTTCTCAAAACATCTCTTAACGATGTGCATAGCAAATTATGAGGCTTCAGGCAGTCAGGTTCAGTTAACTCTTGAAAGGGGTCTTCCTGCAATGCTTGGTTCTTTTACTTCAAAACAATTGCCATTTCCATCTCTTTCCTATGATATGGTTCATTGTGCACGATGTGGCGTTGACTGGGATAGTAAAGGTAAACTTAGAACCTTGTTATATGATATTGATGGGTGTTATTCCTCACTTTATTGTATTTTATCAAGTTCATCAACTTACAAATGTTTGTTATGTAAAAATAAACGAAGGTAACACATTGGATAATATCTAGCGGATTTTTGACAAGTAGAATTATCTTGTTGACTTGCATGTGGAAAACATGAGTTCTTTCGTTTTGCAGTATAAATTTGGATGGAACGTGAACAGAGTCTTGGAATAGTTGAATAAGAAATTACAATCTCACATAGCATAAACTATTATTTGAGGAGATTCAGTTGAATGTAGCTCACTATTACATTActatattttagttaatggctAATACTAGAAGTTGGAATCATGCAAATTTAAAATGGTTTCTGATTTCTCAAAGCTAAGGAGTTCGATCCTGGgttataaataatattattgtgCTTTCATTTATACAATAGTTATTTTATCCTTTTCATAAACAGTTAGTCCTGACCTGGCCTTGTATTCTAGCACAACCAAAAGAAGTTGTCAATACAATGAGAACAACCTTGAAAATGTCATAAACATCCACTACATTGTCGCTTCCTGTGTTCAATTATATCAGTCATTGTTCCAGAGTTTATACTGTAGCTAGGagacttttaattttttttttccttttccaaacAGATGGTAGATACCTGATTGAGGTTGATAGAGTTTTGAAGCCAGGTGGGTATTTTGTGTGGACATCGCCACAGACAAATACACAGGGCGTTCTTCACAAAAAAGAGAACCTGAAAAGATGGAACTTCATTCAGGATTTTGTGGAATATTTGTGCTGGGAGATGTTGAATCAACAAGATGAAACTGTTGTCTGGAAGAAAACTAGTAAAAGCAATTGTTATAGCTCACGGTATGACATCAGAGACAGAATGGATTTAACATTATGCAAAATTGAATTCAAATCTTATTCATCTGTCATGCTTGATTATTGGTCAATGTAAATACAATGGCAAGTCCTAATTACGCCTTTTCCTGCCTTTATATTTAGGAAGCCAGATTCGTCTCCTCCAATATGTGGTAAAGGTCATGACATTGAATCTCCATATTATAGACCACTCCAAGACTGCATTGGGGGAAGAAAAAGTCGTCGTTGGGTTCCTATTTACGAAAGACAAACTTGGCCTTCAAGGGCTAACTTGAACAAGAGTGAACTGGCTTTGCATGGTAAATACGAAGTGGACCTTAGATATCATTATTCTTTACCCTTATATTCACGTTAGAATATGTGTATATTCTACATCTCATTGACATTTCAAGTTGACATGTTTTCAGGATTGGCTTTAGATGATGTCGCAGATGATTCTCTTAACTGGAAAATGGCAGTGAAAAACTATTGGTCTCTTTTGTCGCCACTAATCTTCTCGGATCATCCAAAACGACCAGGTGATGAGGATCCTTTACCCCCATACAACATGCTTCGAAATGTGCTAGATATGAATGCTCATTATGGAGGTTTCAATTCTGCATTATTGGAAGCTGGGAAATCTGTATGGGTCATGAACGTAGTACCAACAGATGGACCTAACCATCTTCCCATGATAATGGATAGAGGTTTCGTTGGGGTATTGCACGATTGGTAATACTATTCTTCTAAACTTTAAATTTCCCCAATCCCTCGATGGGTTTAATATTAATTGTTATCACCCCATACCtcatagttatgaattttagtTTCTTGTATTCTTATCTTCTAGTTGCCTTCTCCCATTCAGGTGCGAGGCCTTTCCAACATATCCTAGATCATATGATTTGGTTCATGCGGCAGGACTTCTGTCCCTTGAAGCAAGTAAGAAGCCAAGGTGCTCCATGCTTGATTTATTCAGTGAGATTGATCGGTTACTTCGTCCAGAGGTACtcatttactttttcttttacaatatATTTTTGAGTAATTGCACTTTTAAGACTAATAATTAAATGtctaacaacattttaaaatttttgcatatataacaaaatctacctgtgatagactcctatcagcTATATAGTCTATCGTTAGTAGATCTTGAGAGTTGAAtctaaatttttatatatttacataTTCTTTTGCATTTTGATATATCTGCAAATACTTGAGCACTTGATGTCTGCAAATCCCCAAAACTTGCATATCTCTACATGGGAACAAGGAATGAGAGAGACTTTAGACATAAAACATTACAATCTAATCAATTCTATGTTTGGGAGTGTTCTTGGCCATGGCAAAACTCGCACTCAGAACCAAACATGGTTATCTTCATACTTCAGATTGGTTGAAAATTGTCATGTAACTGCAAGATGTCATTATGTGAGGTCAATATCATTTGTATTTCACCTTCCAGATACTTGTTGATGTTGATGCATTTGCTGGTTTTCCCAGGGTTGGGTGATAATCCGCGACACCACCACACTTATCGAGTCAGCTCGAACTGTAACTACACAGCTTAAGTGGGATGCACGAGTTACAGAAATTGAAGATAACAATGATGAGAGAGTGCTGATCTGCCAAAAACCTTTCTTGAAGAGACAAGCAAAGTGATCAGATCACAAATTTTGAAGGTGAAGAAGTATTTATATTCATTCTGTGGATGATGGAATAACACCATCATAGGGAGGGCCCTCCACCATCATATTTTGGAGAGGTAGAATCAaaatttctgaaaaaaaaaaaagaaaaaaaaaagaaaaaaaaaaaacaagagaaaCAGAAAAGAAGAGAGAGGAGAGAAAAATTGATACTTGTTGGAATTGAACCACCACACCACGATAGCCAGCTATAGAAGAAGCCGTAAGGCTAAAAAATAGAGGATAATGTAATTATGCAAATGAGCACAGAAGTGAGAAAAATCTAGGATTTGATTAGTAGAAATTTGCATTTTTATTATGAAATGTTATACATCAATGTGATTAAAGGTTGTGAAATTGggatcaaaaaaggaaaaaaaaaaaaaagaagaagaagaagaagaagaagaataagcaCTTGATGTTTGCTGTAGCATTTAAAATGCTTTGCATCCATTTTATGCAGAATgaaatttctttgttttttcttttcctgcTTCATCCTCActttactctttatgagctggCTGCTGTCATGCTATATAGAAATTGTAATGCAAtattgtttcttctttttactCGACCAAATCCAAATCTATCACTTTGTAacttccatttccatttttgtTTTAGTACTGATACTTTGAGCAGTTATAGTTATATTGTTCTTTTAAATTGACTAAATACCATATTTATGCACATACCTACCTTCGATCGATCAAAAGGTTAAAATGTTCGAATACCATATTTATACAAAAAGAAATCCATCTCTATAGTACAtttcttttataaattatttaagacAATTCATTCTTCATAAGCTTAAATTTATCTCTGactaaaatatattttcttattgtATACATCGATGATTATCAATGTCAATGATAAACATAAACTTCGGTAAAAGTCTATTAATATCCACGAAAATGTTTAGTGGTGAATGGTTTGACCGATTATTTACTTCCTGGCGTCGAGGAAAGTGGTTTCCGAAATCAAAATTCTAATGGCTTGGCGCCTTCTGGTCACCAACCTCAAATCCACTCAAACacaaaccctaaccctaacaaACCTCCTTCGCCATTCTTCTCCATTCTCCACCTCCTTCCTCGTCACCAAACTGCCCAAGAAATTCAGGAAGAAACGCAAGAAGCACGAAAGCCCTAGAACCAAGCTCGTTCAATCCGAACCCGATCGCATTTCTCACTTCGAGCGCATCCTCCAAACCGATTCCTTCTTCAGATTCCTTTTTAAGTCCAAGGATTTCCTTTCCAAGCAGCCGGAGCACGTTCTTCGTCTCGATGATGCCGGCAAGCTTTATCGCGAACTTGGCTTTCCAAGAGGTCGCAAAGTCGCTCGATCTATTGAACGCCATCCGCTTCTTTTCGAACCCTATCGTCACTCCGATGGGAAAATGTGGTTTGGATTTACGGAGTTCATGGAGGAGTTAATCGAGGAAGAGAGGGAGATTATGGACTCGATGGAGATGGATAGGGTTAGAACTGTCAGGAAGTTGCTGATGATGTCGGCGAATAAACGAATTCCATTGACGAAAATCTATCGTTGCAGGTCGGTGTTTGGAATTCCAGAGGATTTTAGGGATCGAGTGAGCAAGTATCCGGATTACTTCCGACTTGTGGTTGAAGATGATGGGAAGAGGGTGTTGGAATTGGTGAATTGGGAGCCTTCTTTGGCTGTTAGTCAGCTCGAGAGAGAGTTTGTGGTGAACGAGGATAAGGTGAAAAGGATGTTCATGTTTCCTGTGAAACATGGCAGGGATTTGGATCTGGATTTGGATGATACGAGGAAGCTGAATTTGTTGAATACACTCCCATTGGTTTCGCCATATTCAGACGGATCGAAGCTGGAGCTTTGGACATTGGAAGCAGAGAAGTACAGACTTGGGTTGGTGCATGAGTTGTTGAGCTTGACATTAGAGAAGAGGGCTTCAATTCATCATATTGTGGAGTTTAAGGAGGAGTTTAGCTTGACTAAGCATACTTACCAGATGCTTCTGAAACAACCCAGAACCTTCTATCTGGCTGGGACAGAAATGAATTGGGTTGTTTTCTTGAAGGATGCATACGATGAAAATGGCGACTTGATTCATAAAGACCCTCAAGTGGTTTTCAATGAGAAGTTGCGTAGATATGCTCAAATGCAGAAAATGGAATGATGTCAATATCGTAGGTGAATAATGATATTGATTCAGGAATGAACTGTTTCTGTTTCTCCAATGagttttaatatatatcttcAGTAAATACTTTGTAATTTGCTGTTTCTCAAGGTGTTGAGTTGATTTAAAGTGGGATTAGTAACATACTCTATAATCATCGATCAAATCTGAGATTTGTGTTAAGTTGTTTTCTGCAATATTAACAACACCGTGCTTTAAATTTTGGTAAGATAAAAGACCAAATGCAAAAGAAATCGACTTGCCATTGAGAAAAGGAATACCAATTCACTCAGGTTAAAGAGAACATTTTAACCACATTGACAAACGTAGTTCTATGGACGGGAAAAACAGGATATCCAATGTGACACAATAGAAAAAGTGGGGAAAGCAGAACAGAAATCACTTCCTAATGAATATTTTTTTCGTATGGCGGCGGAAGGTCCAAGTCTAACGAGTTGATGAGGCAAGAGCTGATGAAGACATCCTCAGAGAAGAATGACGAACGGTTGGAGCTTTTGATCTGTGCCTGCCTTTGTGTGCAACGCTTGCAGTGCTTCTGTGTCCACTAATGGAAGACGATGGTATATGACTTGTTTTCCTTGATGTTCTTCTACGCGAACTCCAATTACTGTTCCCTAGTGCAGCTTTGGCAATGCTATCAGTTGCAACTTCTCGAGCTCTCTGTGCTTTGATGGCTTGCTTGTTTAGATAAACAAGGTTTGGAAGAAGGCCAGTAACTGCCTTGCGTAGCTGGTCATCGCTCACATTACTTTGAATTGGATTCCCCAACAGATTGAGAGCTTGAAGAGTGTTATAGTTGGCAACAAGTTGGCCCAGAGCTTTGGTGGTTGAAATCTTGTTAAAGCTTAGGTCGAGAACTGTCAGCTTCAAGATTCGATGCAGTCCCTCAACATCACTAATCTTGTTGCCAGCAAGATAAAGTTCCTTGATAATCGTACAGTTTGACAACCCTGATGCACAGTTAAACAAATGCACGCATTCAGAACAATCAGAAATGGATAAATTTTACACCTTCCCCTCCTCCTACCATCAACCAAATCCAAAAATAAGGAATTTAAATACATTTTAAGTTTTCAGAACAGTACCATGTCCTATACGAGATATGCGATTGTAACTCAGATCCAGTATCCGAAGTCGTGTTAATTCTTTGAGCCCTTCAATGACACTGATCTTGTTCCTGGACAAATTGAGAGTGTGCAGTCCCTTGGGCAGTGATCCAGGGTTAATGTGTACTGGAATACCAATCAGCCATGTCAGTgccaagaaaaataataaaaaccaAGCAACGAGAATAACGCCATGGAATGATATAAAAAGGAATCATTACGTATGAGGTTGCCGGACAAATTGACAGATCTAAGACCGGATAGGTGTGAGATTGTGGGTATGGCTCTTAAGCCAATACCAGAGATGTGAGCCACGGTTGACGAAGAATTCAACGACTGGATGACACTATTGGCATACAAAATCTCTTCCGTCAGATTGGGTTCGCCACGTCGGGGCGTGTGAGTTGAAGTTCTCTCAGGAGAGGGTGGGAAGACGGTAGCTTCATCATTGTCACCTCCAACCTCGTCGATTGAAAGACATGGTTCGATTTGAAGATCCTTCACCCACTCATCCACTCTTCTAAGAGAAGATGATTCTGCTGAAAACGCAACCCATTGATTTTGTGGCCACAAACCAGAGACTCCATTACACAAATTCTCCTGAACCTGATCCTGATCATCGCTTTtgttgttacacgggccgttgGTCCAGGATTCCTCAGTAAATGATCCTGGTGATTCAAGCATACTTTTCCCCGCTGCTCTGTTCGGCTCAAGATTGTCAGAGCAATACCCACCTTGCTGGTTGAAAGCAGAGTTGGTGGGAGTAGCCTTGATAGTCCACGGCTTTTGCAGGTTTCTATGGCTCCACAGGAACAATTTCCACCACAACCTTCTACTTCTTGAAGGAAGAATCTGGCTTGAAGAACGCTTCTTCAACATGACTTTATCAGCACTACGATGGGTCATAATAGACCCTGGACTGCCTGGATCAACATAGTCCCTCATTTCGTTCGCCAACTCTTGCAGCTTTTCGAAAGACTGAGACTTTGGAGGAGGCAACTGATGAGATAAATCTCTAAGCACATCCCTAGTTTCAAGATTAGAGCAGGAGCGTTTAAGTTTAGGCGATGCCCAACATACTGCCTTACCAATACCAGGATCACTAAGATGCCCATTTTGGATCGACGCATCAACCCCTTCTCCTTCTACTCCTATTCCTTCACCACCTTCACCTTCAGTAGTGATCTTATCAAAATGGTTTCCCAATAATTGAAACTCAAATTCTCCTCCACAGTTGTCTTGCGCAGGGAGATCAAAGTCGGAAAGATTCCTCTTGATAGAGTTGTCGTCGCGCTCATCCTCTCCTTCATATTCAGTTTCTACTGCTCCTACTGCAGGACTCTCATGGTTCGTCACCTTAACATCCAGCTTCGAATTATTCTCAGATGGGTACAGAATTGCAACGTCTAGAGTAGACGATTTCCCTTCTCCAACTTGAAAAGGCTCCTCAGAATGATGGATGCTGACTTGCAAAGTTTTCTTCAAGTAATTCAATTCAGCGGGTTTTTGCGATTCCAAATCAGTCTGCAATTAAGAGGATATACGTAATCTATACAGCAACCCCAAGAAACTCAACAACCAACTAAGATATGAGAATGATGAAAGAAGACATAccttggttttcttcttcttccctgtCCGGCCAGAGAAGCAATTGAATTTCGCCATAGATAcaattttagaaatataatataaagaaaTTCCTCAAAAGATCGGAATGAAGAGCTCTACGTTGGTACTATCCTTGACCTGGCCGTTTCAACGCTTCTCCTTCTTAAATTGGAAGGAATGCTCACATCGCTAATGATTCTGATTGATCGAAAcaattttggaatttttttttaagagatcGTGGAGGGGATTGAGATTAGCCGTAGTCGATTGGAAGACGACGAACCAACAACAAAGTGCAATGGAAGGACGCCCATGAACCAGAAAATCCCTGAAAAGGGCCAAGTGTAGAGGAAGATGGAGAGGATATGACTACGATGTCGGCCAGAGTTGTAAACGAAGCAGCTTCTCCTTAGAAGCTTCACAAAAGTTGAATTCTGGAAGATAAAAAAACCTAATCACACAAACAAAAAACAGCAGAAGACCCATATAAGAAAAAACACCCAAACCACCATATACCATAGTAACCACAACGCAGAAAACAGATCTCATTTCGAAATCTGAAATCCAAAAACACCAAAACGAAACCAGAAGAAGAACACCCACATGATTCTATTctattgtaaaaaagaaaaagatgaaatagaaaaaaaaaaaaaaaaaggaaagtgtACCTTTTGGGGATTGGGTCTTCCAGATTGACCAGAAATGAAGgagaaaatggaagaaatggTTGGTTTAGGGTGTTGAAGCAAATAGGAGGTTGAGAAGAGAGAGTAGTATTGAagtatgaagaagaagaagaagaagtgggGGGTGGTACGGATAAATAGAGGAAGGAGTTAAAAGAGtttttagagagagagaaagctTCCAAAGTTTTACACAGCAGAGCAGAGAGATAGagatagagatagagagagagagagctaCGAGACGCGCATGGAACACGGTATCCTTCTCCTTCTTACCCGCCCCCTTCACCCTTTTTTTTCACCTCTCAATTCCCAACTTTTACACTGTTTTTTCTAACGTCTTCTTTGTTCggttcgttttcttcttcttcttcttcttcttttttttttttttttttttttttttttttttttttttgttttcaatttgaatttatagtcaattttcaattcttttttacgtataattaattaatgtcaAGAAGCTTGACATTTGAAGAAGTCAAATAATCGTTGTTGATTTTAATTCCAAGTTGCACTACTCGAGTGAAAACCTAATAGATTAATAAGAATAAAAACAATGCCTctcattttattaattttggtACCTACCTGTTTTCTGCATTACTTGTGccagaaataatattatttgattCTTGTTCGACTAAAATTAGATCTTATCGTTGCAATTACGATTATAATTATTGTTTTCCATTATGGTTACAATTATTGTCTTCTTTTTGAcatttttattgttattgttgccACTTAACCCTCAATTGTGAGAGTAGAGATAACggtaaatttgacaaaattcaTAAGTTTAAACAAAAGCGATCAAAGCAATCTAATTACAATCATATTTGCACTACCATTTGTAGTACGGTAGATAATAAAGAgatttaaaaacaataaattttgTGGTTATTAGCAtgaaattattttcaaatacatCAAAATAGATATCTtctaaatacaaaaaaaattccACTAATTCGATTTTTATAGTTTGAAATCATATGCATTTGGATGAGAATCGAACCTTTCAACCGTAAGATAAAAATTCATATCAGCTACTAATCAATTAAGCCTACTTTAGCAagtattatatttatatttatttttttattgtgtcatatttttaatattcaatctcctaaaaaatattaattttccaTTTGAAAAAATCAACCATattctcaaaaaaaaagaaaaaagaaaaaataataataacaatctTAACAAGTAACAACCTCTTTGTTCTCctaaggaaaaataaataaacaaaaaaacagattagaaaaaaaaacaattgaaaattgaaagtcttcttcttcttcttcttcttagtTCTTAGTTCTTACCTGCCAGCCAATACGACGTGGaatatttgtttttatatgGTGAAAAATTCCATGCCACATGGGCCGTTTCATAACACAATTTGTGGGCCACCTAAGGAGGTGTGAGAAAGCCACGGGGTCCACCCTCTCTATCATGTTCTCGAACTTTCATCCAGCGCCGTCGGATCATTCCGCATCTGCTAGTGTCCACGTGTACGAACCATATTTCCCGCTGCCAATAAGTGTCAGTGGAagacataaaaagaaaaaccaaaattttaaaaaaaaaaaaaaaaaaaaatcaaccaaaaCGACGTCACCGTCGGTCGTACGGATGAAGACGTACGGCTGTTTCTGTCGTTTCGTtttgtcttcttcttcgttttcaTACTTTGGCACTTTGAGAGCATTACTATTTTTTACAATACCTCTAGACTATATAGTCATGGTTCCGATTATAGTTAGTCGATATGTTTCGATTTTACGAAAATATTGATAGCGatggaaattttgaaaaagaactATGAAAACTGTTCACGTGGTTAATGTaactttcgttattgtaactaaattaaaccataatttgttatttttaatcaCAACTTCTTAAGTAAGATAAATTTTAAATGACGAAGCGcgaacaaaaatttaaaaggcATTAAAGAAATAATTACAAAATGATATAAAGTTTAGGAATATTTTAAAGGGTGATgtgaaaattttaagaaaaaaattgaacgGTGTTAAAAATTAATATGAATTACTTTGGAAATGGAAGTTTGTGAtcgaaaagaaaataaaattttgagaaaaagatTGAATCCTTTGTTGAAAGTGACATTTGCGTATAAACTTATGGAATTGTATATATTTGtgatcataaaattaaaaaacttaAACTAGATTAACGAAGTTTTCTCGAAATATTAGAGAATCaaaatattcttaaaatttctcaaagaaaaaaacaaagtttcTTCCATTTAAATTTACAATGCAGATTggttgatataattaaattttagagcATTGAGATTTTGATGAAGTTGGACCATTAATATTTGTTATAGAATTTATTCCTCTTAATTATTGCAATATGAATAGAGGAATTGATTCCAATATTATTGACATATTgttttctttatcttcttttattctaagctataaaaaataattgttttgattgtcaatttttttactatttttttagcATATGATTTGTCGTCTTGAgttgattattattatagtgTATGTGTTATAGTAATTATATTTAGGTTGCATGCACCCTTAAAGTATGTGttataaataatttgtatttaaGATACATTCGAACGATTcaaaacaataatatatataattaattgtatGTTATAAACATCACCCTTCATGTGTAATATTGATCCGCTCGATGTTTTAAAATGATTATCATCAAATAATTGAACCAAGACAAAATAACACACTAATAAATTATGAGAATAAAATATTACGTGTAATCGTAGAGGGATTCCTACTCAGTTAAATTTGTTAGAAATGAATTTGGGTTTTAGCCCAAATAGCAAAGTTAAGTAGTTGTTTCTCTTTGAGGTGGAAAGTGGGTATATATTCTTAAACCTTCAAAGGAGATTTCAAACCAAATTGGTGGTGATAGAATAACCCTGTCACTACACGCACGTCGTCGGGCTCGGGCTCGGTAACCGCGCTTGCGCAAAAAAAGGATgtatctttttattacttatattGGTAATTTACATGGACACGTGTAAATCGTTTACACAATCATGACCGACCCAACCTCATTTGGTTTTAACACACCAAAACATTATTCCAATTCTCTCTTCTCGTATTTTCACATTCCTCTCCACATTCTAAGCATTTCCACACggtctttgtttctattccctgtTTCGACGAGTGCACGTCAGTGCTGGAAAGTTGTGTAAACCTTGAGGAGCAACCGACATCACAATTAGCACCACGGTCAACCGAGCTTGCTTTCAAGGCGATGGTTCATCACTACACAGCAATTACCTTGATTGATATTCtcaaattttccaacaaaattgGATACAAATACATATTAAGCAACTAAATTTAAGATGTACCAAAAataaatagattaaaattaaacaaataacaatgacaaattaatattttattttggatgtGATAATTAAGAGAGAAGAATTGGAATTGGTTGATAATTAGGGAATGGGAAGTGGTGAGATGATCACATGCACTCATTGAATGGTAAGAAATTGACATCTTTTTTCTTATTGGCCACAAGTCAACTCTTACAATCCCTTCAACCTTTCCAATTATATTACACAAATTTATAGACATTAATATCTTCTAAATATAATTTAGTTGgtttaacaaaagaaaattaaaatttattatttctaataatacgatgttgtttttaaaaatttaagtttCTATCTATTTTGTTTCTAATTATTTACCTTTTATGAAAAGGTTCtactaaaatttgaaaattattacCAACACACAATCAATCTTTAAATGCTCATATGtcatttttagaatttggtTTTTACTATTCTCAAAAGATAATTAAAATCATTAAATCAAAATAAGTAGGAGTTTGAAACTTCAACGCCACAAtggttttctatttttaaatatactaAATTATGTTTTGTATTATTTACTTTTGTTTTGTACCTGTCTCGTCCATTGTTACGGTTACTATTTCAACCTAAATGTTAACGATAATAGTAGAAAGTTATAGTAAATTTGACATATACATAATTCAAAGTAAacatgattaaaaaaaaaaaaaacagttcgATTACATTTGTGATTATGAcctattattatttatctatcAATAAGATTTATTATAACTGACGAGTAAACATGATGATACTTTTATAACTTTATAAcctgttttttaaaaaatgtaaaaaatcaTCCTAAACTTTTAGAAAGAgcaaattgcaaaaaaaatCACCCTAAAGTATGGTAGTAGTTGCAATTGtaccttcaaattttcaataataataaattacaCCCCTGAACTTCTAAATGTGTTAAGTTTGGACCCTCCAAACTCAGAATAATCGTAAAAAGTAGAccaataaataatgaaaattgCATTTGCAAACTTATATAATCAATGCAATTTATAAAATCCACACGTAATTTACTAatccaattttaaattttgcatAAGTTTGAAGagcttaat encodes:
- the LOC103503701 gene encoding probable pectin methyltransferase QUA2, which codes for MSRPLHRGASGVKVHGHGDDKWDSQMKDKTDKEEVDRKGSLDHGGNLAPRLPFRLLLPDNSPSKHGGTENGFASDSFLVGNSRSRQQFILQMLRLSLVLIIILALTGSFWWTLSISGSSQVQIFHGYRRLQEQLVSDLWDIGEISLGPSRLKELEFCSPEFENYVPCFNSSLSQEDEYDRHCEPNSSLNCLIQPPLKYKIPLRWPTGRDVIWSSNVKISAQEVLTSGSLTKRMMMLEEEQISFRSASPMFDGVEDYSHQIAEMIGLRNESNFREVGVRTILDIGCGYGSFGAHLFSKHLLTMCIANYEASGSQVQLTLERGLPAMLGSFTSKQLPFPSLSYDMVHCARCGVDWDSKDGRYLIEVDRVLKPGGYFVWTSPQTNTQGVLHKKENLKRWNFIQDFVEYLCWEMLNQQDETVVWKKTSKSNCYSSRKPDSSPPICGKGHDIESPYYRPLQDCIGGRKSRRWVPIYERQTWPSRANLNKSELALHGLALDDVADDSLNWKMAVKNYWSLLSPLIFSDHPKRPGDEDPLPPYNMLRNVLDMNAHYGGFNSALLEAGKSVWVMNVVPTDGPNHLPMIMDRGFVGVLHDWCEAFPTYPRSYDLVHAAGLLSLEASKKPRCSMLDLFSEIDRLLRPEGWVIIRDTTTLIESARTVTTQLKWDARVTEIEDNNDERVLICQKPFLKRQAK
- the LOC103503702 gene encoding protein WHAT'S THIS FACTOR 1 homolog, chloroplastic — encoded protein: MAWRLLVTNLKSTQTQTLTLTNLLRHSSPFSTSFLVTKLPKKFRKKRKKHESPRTKLVQSEPDRISHFERILQTDSFFRFLFKSKDFLSKQPEHVLRLDDAGKLYRELGFPRGRKVARSIERHPLLFEPYRHSDGKMWFGFTEFMEELIEEEREIMDSMEMDRVRTVRKLLMMSANKRIPLTKIYRCRSVFGIPEDFRDRVSKYPDYFRLVVEDDGKRVLELVNWEPSLAVSQLEREFVVNEDKVKRMFMFPVKHGRDLDLDLDDTRKLNLLNTLPLVSPYSDGSKLELWTLEAEKYRLGLVHELLSLTLEKRASIHHIVEFKEEFSLTKHTYQMLLKQPRTFYLAGTEMNWVVFLKDAYDENGDLIHKDPQVVFNEKLRRYAQMQKME
- the LOC103503704 gene encoding uncharacterized protein LOC103503704, which translates into the protein MAKFNCFSGRTGKKKKTKTDLESQKPAELNYLKKTLQVSIHHSEEPFQVGEGKSSTLDVAILYPSENNSKLDVKVTNHESPAVGAVETEYEGEDERDDNSIKRNLSDFDLPAQDNCGGEFEFQLLGNHFDKITTEGEGGEGIGVEGEGVDASIQNGHLSDPGIGKAVCWASPKLKRSCSNLETRDVLRDLSHQLPPPKSQSFEKLQELANEMRDYVDPGSPGSIMTHRSADKVMLKKRSSSQILPSRSRRLWWKLFLWSHRNLQKPWTIKATPTNSAFNQQGGYCSDNLEPNRAAGKSMLESPGSFTEESWTNGPCNNKSDDQDQVQENLCNGVSGLWPQNQWVAFSAESSSLRRVDEWVKDLQIEPCLSIDEVGGDNDEATVFPPSPERTSTHTPRRGEPNLTEEILYANSVIQSLNSSSTVAHISGIGLRAIPTISHLSGLRSVNLSGNLILHINPGSLPKGLHTLNLSRNKISVIEGLKELTRLRILDLSYNRISRIGHGLSNCTIIKELYLAGNKISDVEGLHRILKLTVLDLSFNKISTTKALGQLVANYNTLQALNLLGNPIQSNVSDDQLRKAVTGLLPNLVYLNKQAIKAQRAREVATDSIAKAALGNSNWSSRRRTSRKTSHIPSSSISGHRSTASVAHKGRHRSKAPTVRHSSLRMSSSALASSTR